Proteins from a genomic interval of Paenibacillus sp. FSL R5-0623:
- a CDS encoding stage II sporulation protein M: MLKFNTFLRDLGSIRSALIWSVVLFALGIGAGWVSTGPLEELLLNQIGGLREVSERLEQGGNVQWNFFLFIFFNNAIKSVLVIYAGIFFGILPVIFLLINGMVLGFVVHTTMNYGASFYDIVVKGLLPHGIIEIPVIIIACAFGLKFGGLVIQSLAQLGSDKRNMMGNRWRAFMNRTLTASFWVVILLLVAAIIESTLTYTLVRG, translated from the coding sequence ATGTTAAAATTCAATACATTTCTTAGAGATCTTGGTTCCATCCGCAGTGCATTAATCTGGTCCGTAGTTTTGTTTGCTTTGGGAATAGGGGCAGGGTGGGTGAGTACAGGACCACTGGAAGAACTGTTGTTGAACCAAATCGGAGGATTACGTGAAGTCAGTGAACGGCTGGAGCAGGGGGGCAATGTGCAATGGAACTTCTTCCTGTTTATCTTCTTCAATAATGCCATCAAAAGTGTACTTGTCATCTATGCCGGTATATTCTTCGGAATTCTGCCTGTCATCTTCCTGCTGATCAATGGGATGGTCCTTGGATTTGTGGTGCACACCACGATGAATTATGGAGCAAGCTTCTATGATATTGTGGTTAAAGGTTTACTTCCGCATGGCATTATTGAGATTCCGGTCATTATTATTGCTTGCGCCTTCGGACTGAAGTTTGGTGGTCTGGTTATCCAAAGCCTTGCACAACTTGGAAGTGACAAGCGAAATATGATGGGTAACCGGTGGAGAGCATTCATGAATAGGACGTTAACGGCATCCTTCTGGGTTGTCATCTTGCTTCTTGTTGCAGCGATCATCGAAAGCACACTTACGTATACTCTGGTGAGAGGATAA